One segment of Microbacterium arborescens DNA contains the following:
- a CDS encoding carbohydrate ABC transporter permease: MVIAPVTESTRSVTTGAASDRRAARRSGAGGPGAGFWGSLPTLAVLVAALVYFALPVVWVLFAATKSNADLFGSFGLWFSDAPQPLTNLQNLFATDRGIYTQWLLNSLFYSGLGALIATVLSGAAGYAFAKYAFAGREAVFAMILGGVLVPATVIALPTYFMFNAVGLTGTYWSFLLPSIVSPFGVYLCRIYATAGVPDEVIEAARLDGAGDVRIFATMATRMMAPALVTVFLFQFVGIWNNYLLPLVMLNDARTFPVTLGLMLWNGQTQRAPLYYELVVTGAAVSAVLLIVVMAALQRFWRAGLTAGATKG, encoded by the coding sequence ATGGTGATCGCACCCGTCACCGAATCCACCCGCTCGGTCACCACCGGCGCGGCATCCGATCGCCGCGCTGCCCGCCGCAGCGGCGCCGGGGGACCGGGTGCCGGCTTCTGGGGGTCGCTGCCGACCCTTGCCGTCCTCGTCGCCGCCCTGGTGTACTTCGCGCTGCCGGTGGTGTGGGTGCTGTTCGCGGCGACCAAGAGCAACGCCGACCTGTTCGGCTCGTTCGGGCTCTGGTTCAGCGACGCCCCGCAGCCGCTGACCAACCTTCAGAACCTCTTCGCGACCGACCGCGGCATCTACACCCAGTGGCTGCTCAACAGCCTGTTCTACTCGGGGCTCGGCGCGCTCATCGCCACCGTCCTCAGCGGGGCCGCGGGGTACGCGTTCGCCAAGTACGCCTTCGCCGGGCGTGAAGCGGTGTTCGCGATGATCCTCGGCGGCGTCCTCGTGCCCGCGACCGTCATCGCGCTGCCGACCTACTTCATGTTCAATGCGGTGGGCCTGACCGGGACGTACTGGTCGTTCCTGCTGCCGAGCATCGTCAGTCCGTTCGGTGTGTACCTCTGCCGCATCTATGCCACCGCGGGCGTGCCCGACGAGGTGATCGAGGCTGCGCGCCTCGACGGTGCCGGCGACGTGCGCATCTTCGCGACGATGGCCACCCGCATGATGGCGCCCGCCCTCGTGACGGTGTTCCTGTTCCAGTTCGTGGGAATCTGGAACAACTACCTGCTGCCGCTCGTCATGCTCAACGACGCCCGCACGTTCCCGGTCACCCTCGGGCTCATGCTCTGGAACGGTCAGACGCAGCGAGCGCCGCTGTACTACGAGCTCGTCGTCACGGGAGCCGCGGTCTCGGCCGTCCTGCTCATCGTGGTCATGGCCGCTCTGCAACGATTCTGGCGAGCCGGTCTCACCGCCGGCGCGACGAAGGGATGA
- a CDS encoding carbohydrate ABC transporter permease, producing MHTTRSRLPLLLLLGPFLLAFAVFYVAPIVWAIVQSLFSVRASGLGLGAPETLFVGLDNYVRALANPAFVSSLGRIAVFALIQVPLMVVLSAVLALLLESTRARWPQFFRVAFFMPYGVPGVIASLLWSFLYVPSTSPILQGLSALGISAAPLESGTVMFAIANIGIWTFAGYNMLVLIAALQAVPADLYEAARIDGAGEWRIVWEIKLPLLRPSLVLTTVFTIIGTLQLFVEPLVLRPLTTAINTDYTPNLAAYNQAFTQSNPNLAAAMAVIVAVIAFVFSFVFLRLVNRKGNRAW from the coding sequence ATGCACACCACCCGAAGCCGGCTGCCGCTGTTGCTGCTGCTCGGCCCGTTCCTCCTCGCCTTCGCCGTCTTCTACGTCGCCCCCATCGTCTGGGCGATCGTGCAGAGCCTCTTCTCGGTCCGCGCGAGCGGGCTCGGGCTCGGTGCGCCGGAAACGCTCTTCGTCGGCCTCGACAACTATGTCCGGGCGCTCGCGAACCCCGCGTTCGTCTCGAGCCTCGGACGCATCGCCGTCTTCGCACTCATCCAGGTGCCGTTGATGGTCGTGCTCTCGGCGGTGCTCGCCCTGCTGCTCGAGTCGACCCGGGCCCGCTGGCCGCAGTTCTTCCGCGTGGCGTTCTTCATGCCCTACGGCGTGCCGGGCGTCATCGCCTCGCTGCTGTGGAGCTTCCTCTACGTGCCGAGCACGAGTCCGATCCTCCAGGGGCTCTCCGCCCTCGGCATCTCGGCCGCCCCGCTCGAATCGGGCACCGTCATGTTCGCCATCGCGAACATCGGCATCTGGACGTTCGCCGGCTACAACATGCTGGTCCTCATCGCGGCGCTCCAGGCCGTGCCCGCCGACCTGTACGAGGCCGCGCGCATCGACGGGGCGGGCGAATGGCGCATCGTGTGGGAGATCAAGCTGCCGCTGCTGAGGCCTTCGCTCGTACTGACGACGGTGTTCACGATCATCGGCACGCTGCAACTGTTCGTCGAACCTCTCGTGCTCCGCCCGCTGACGACCGCCATCAACACCGACTACACACCGAACCTCGCCGCCTACAACCAGGCGTTCACGCAGAGCAACCCGAATCTCGCCGCCGCGATGGCCGTCATCGTCGCCGTCATCGCCTTCGTGTTCTCGTTCGTCTTCCTGCGGCTGGTCAATCGGAAGGGGAACCGCGCATGGTGA
- a CDS encoding ABC transporter substrate-binding protein, translating to MSTPPRRLRGRRLLPLAITVAVIAPLAACSAPADEGPVTLTFQTWVPGIDQAVDLFNEQHDDIQVELQTIVSGAEGGYAKMLSDVQAGNPADVAQVGYDQMPTFLLNGALEDITDYVGDDVDVFSDWQIGATTFSDRVYGIPQAAGPMGLYYRSDVFAEAGITEAPATWDDFYAAAVAVRATAPDRYIAAFAPNQAAWMEGLAEQAGEPWFQVEGDAWKVAIDNPDTLRMAEYWQRLIDEDLVKVQADLSSEWFADVQAGRIVSWMSGSWADAIIRNNAPETSGLWSVGLMPQWDEANPRSASWSGGSANVVLKGSAHPEQAAEFALWLNSNLDSVSLLTENGAGWPAIADVDSIPSIQSAPEVFEFFGGQDIWDVFAESNEQVARDWQWPPLVDALNASLLDEVAAAVESGTPLTEAYAKVQEQMVAEMTAKGISVAD from the coding sequence ATGTCTACTCCACCCCGGCGGCTCCGCGGCCGTCGCCTTCTTCCGCTCGCGATCACGGTCGCCGTCATCGCGCCGCTCGCGGCCTGTTCCGCACCCGCCGACGAGGGCCCGGTCACCCTCACATTCCAGACCTGGGTGCCCGGTATCGACCAGGCCGTCGACCTCTTCAACGAGCAGCACGACGACATCCAGGTCGAGCTGCAGACGATCGTCTCGGGCGCCGAAGGCGGCTACGCCAAGATGCTCTCGGATGTCCAGGCCGGCAACCCCGCGGATGTCGCGCAGGTCGGCTACGACCAGATGCCGACCTTCCTGCTCAACGGCGCCCTCGAAGACATCACCGACTACGTCGGCGACGACGTCGACGTCTTCTCCGACTGGCAGATCGGCGCGACGACGTTCAGCGACCGGGTGTACGGCATCCCGCAGGCGGCGGGCCCGATGGGGCTCTACTACCGATCGGACGTGTTCGCCGAGGCGGGCATCACCGAGGCCCCCGCGACGTGGGACGACTTCTACGCGGCCGCCGTCGCGGTGCGGGCGACGGCGCCCGACCGCTACATCGCGGCGTTCGCGCCGAACCAGGCCGCCTGGATGGAGGGCCTCGCCGAACAGGCGGGCGAACCCTGGTTCCAGGTCGAGGGCGACGCCTGGAAGGTCGCGATCGACAACCCCGACACCTTGCGCATGGCCGAGTACTGGCAGCGCCTCATCGACGAAGACCTCGTGAAGGTGCAGGCCGACCTGTCGAGCGAGTGGTTCGCCGACGTGCAGGCCGGGCGCATCGTGTCGTGGATGAGCGGCTCGTGGGCCGACGCGATCATCCGCAACAACGCCCCCGAGACCTCGGGCCTGTGGTCGGTCGGACTCATGCCGCAGTGGGACGAGGCGAACCCCCGCTCGGCGAGCTGGTCGGGCGGGTCCGCGAACGTCGTGCTGAAGGGTTCGGCGCACCCCGAGCAGGCGGCCGAGTTCGCCCTGTGGCTCAACAGCAACCTCGACAGCGTGAGCCTGCTCACCGAGAACGGCGCCGGCTGGCCTGCGATCGCCGACGTCGACTCGATCCCGTCGATCCAGTCGGCCCCCGAGGTGTTCGAGTTCTTCGGCGGCCAGGACATCTGGGATGTCTTCGCCGAGTCGAATGAGCAGGTGGCACGCGACTGGCAGTGGCCGCCGCTGGTCGACGCGCTCAACGCGAGCCTCCTCGACGAGGTCGCCGCCGCTGTCGAGTCGGGCACGCCCCTCACCGAGGCCTACGCCAAGGTGCAGGAGCAGATGGTGGCCGAGATGACGGCGAAGGGGATCTCGGTCGCCGACTGA
- a CDS encoding carboxylesterase/lipase family protein: protein MSHEAVSNEARATIGRGVVRGTHANGIDRYLGIPYAKPPVGERRFRVAEPVDPWDGERDATRFGATAPQTPYPGALGELLTVPTIEGDDILTVNVWAPAEAENAPVVLWLHGGALERGAAAQTMYDGTTFARDGIVFVSANYRLGVEGFSVLDGAPLNLGLRDAAAALRWVSDEVGAFGGDPARITLMGESAGGALVAALVSEPSSRALVAGAIIQSGPLEAAEPDRARRASDAVARELGIPTTRDAFAAAPIADLLSARSRASAGSSPLRGAPGFVLALDEESLPEAPEIALRSADVPVLIGTNTDEYRLWLTPEAIAGIGHLKAWVARRAIGVPERAARAVARALPGASPGEVLGQLLTDRMLRAPATRIARARTAPTFVYEFSWRSPIRGLDAAHALEIGFAFDRLGDPEALLLAGPDAPADLARDMHAAWVAFIRDGDPGWPRFSTSCMTRIWDAASRDLPQRRTEVIDALG from the coding sequence ATGTCGCACGAAGCGGTCTCGAACGAGGCACGGGCCACCATCGGGCGGGGCGTGGTGCGGGGCACTCACGCGAACGGGATAGACCGCTACCTCGGCATCCCGTACGCGAAACCGCCGGTGGGCGAGCGCCGGTTCCGCGTCGCCGAACCGGTCGACCCGTGGGACGGCGAGCGCGACGCGACGCGGTTCGGTGCGACCGCGCCGCAGACCCCCTACCCCGGCGCCCTCGGCGAACTCCTCACCGTGCCGACGATCGAGGGCGACGACATCCTCACCGTCAACGTGTGGGCGCCCGCGGAGGCGGAGAATGCGCCCGTCGTTCTGTGGCTGCACGGCGGCGCGCTGGAGCGCGGCGCTGCCGCCCAGACGATGTACGACGGCACCACGTTCGCCCGGGACGGCATCGTCTTCGTCTCGGCGAACTACCGGCTCGGCGTCGAAGGCTTCAGCGTGCTCGATGGTGCACCCCTCAACCTCGGACTGCGGGATGCCGCGGCGGCGTTGCGCTGGGTCAGCGACGAGGTCGGCGCCTTCGGGGGCGATCCGGCGCGCATCACGCTCATGGGCGAGTCGGCGGGCGGTGCCCTCGTCGCCGCGCTCGTGAGCGAGCCCTCCTCTCGCGCTCTCGTCGCGGGCGCCATCATCCAGTCGGGACCGCTCGAGGCCGCCGAGCCTGACAGAGCACGCCGCGCGTCTGACGCGGTGGCCCGCGAGCTCGGCATCCCGACCACTCGTGACGCCTTCGCCGCGGCGCCGATCGCCGATCTGCTGAGTGCCCGTTCGCGAGCGTCGGCGGGGTCGAGCCCGCTGCGCGGCGCTCCCGGTTTTGTGCTCGCTCTCGACGAGGAGTCGCTGCCCGAGGCGCCCGAGATCGCGCTGCGGTCAGCGGATGTGCCGGTCCTGATCGGGACCAACACCGACGAGTACCGCCTGTGGCTCACGCCCGAGGCCATCGCCGGGATCGGGCATCTGAAGGCGTGGGTCGCGCGACGAGCTATCGGTGTGCCGGAGCGGGCGGCGCGGGCCGTCGCGCGCGCCTTGCCCGGCGCATCGCCCGGCGAGGTGCTCGGTCAGCTCCTCACCGACCGGATGCTGCGCGCCCCCGCCACGCGGATCGCCCGTGCCCGCACCGCGCCGACGTTCGTCTACGAGTTCAGCTGGCGCAGCCCCATCCGGGGTTTGGATGCCGCGCATGCCCTCGAGATCGGCTTCGCCTTCGATCGGCTCGGCGACCCCGAGGCGCTGCTGTTGGCGGGCCCCGACGCGCCCGCCGACCTCGCGCGCGACATGCACGCGGCGTGGGTCGCTTTCATCCGCGACGGCGACCCCGGGTGGCCGCGCTTCTCGACGTCGTGCATGACGCGCATCTGGGATGCCGCGAGCCGCGATCTCCCGCAGCGCCGAACCGAGGTCATCGACGCGCTCGGCTGA
- a CDS encoding DUF805 domain-containing protein, with translation MTSEATPRPNRLTEPPLTRPYVGAPALVALRRFVQNYANFRGRASRSEFWWPMLVVVLFPIVVQIINGLVTGDWRPIDTRVVQDLPDVIVLVFSLVTLLPMLAVTWRRLHDTDRSGMWFFLIVLPLIGWIALAIMLSIRGERGGARFDSAGA, from the coding sequence ATGACGAGTGAAGCGACACCCCGACCGAACCGTCTCACCGAGCCCCCTCTCACCCGGCCCTACGTCGGCGCGCCTGCGCTCGTCGCATTGCGGCGGTTCGTCCAGAACTACGCGAACTTCCGCGGGCGTGCGAGTCGGTCCGAGTTCTGGTGGCCGATGCTCGTTGTCGTGCTGTTCCCGATCGTCGTGCAGATCATCAACGGCCTCGTCACCGGGGACTGGCGACCGATCGACACCCGGGTCGTGCAGGATCTACCCGACGTTATCGTGCTGGTGTTCTCGCTGGTCACCCTGCTGCCGATGCTGGCGGTAACGTGGCGCCGGCTGCACGATACCGACCGCAGCGGCATGTGGTTCTTCTTGATCGTCCTGCCCCTGATCGGATGGATCGCTCTCGCGATCATGCTCTCGATCCGGGGCGAGCGCGGCGGAGCGCGATTCGACTCCGCCGGCGCGTGA
- a CDS encoding SRPBCC family protein, translating into MSKLTVATATMYELSLAGAEEASRLGEQSGDIDHLLLALTINEQVAGQVLRALSVDLERTRAAVEQQHADQLASLGVQAAAPGPGRITYHERGDFEWNDRALEVLRRAAKGGKRGDAAAVLRELLAEGSGLIAAILERLETTPQQVHEVLDQAERYPAVPSRAMDDGASISGAGEAHVSAPVAEVWALLSDPARMPEWDPGFGRVDDLPDEIEPGASWTAYALETAPNGKPQRVNPERRRARIELVESEPTSAIEWVTTWPDSPKSNRRRMRIVLEPAAGGTRLLIQQGWERTAKRRALPLLRRVMRPLYNAAIWLQISQIGASIGRAFR; encoded by the coding sequence ATGAGCAAGCTGACGGTCGCGACCGCGACGATGTACGAACTGTCACTCGCCGGTGCGGAGGAAGCCTCCCGGCTCGGCGAGCAGAGCGGCGACATCGACCACCTGCTGCTGGCGCTGACGATCAACGAGCAGGTCGCCGGGCAGGTTTTGCGCGCCCTGAGCGTCGACCTCGAACGCACACGTGCGGCGGTCGAGCAGCAGCACGCCGATCAACTCGCCTCGCTCGGGGTGCAAGCGGCGGCCCCCGGCCCCGGTCGCATCACCTACCACGAGCGCGGTGACTTCGAGTGGAACGACCGCGCCCTCGAGGTGCTGCGGCGCGCGGCCAAGGGCGGAAAGCGCGGCGACGCCGCTGCGGTGCTGCGCGAACTGCTCGCCGAGGGCAGCGGGCTGATCGCAGCGATTCTCGAGCGCCTCGAGACGACTCCCCAGCAGGTGCATGAGGTTCTCGATCAGGCGGAGCGGTACCCCGCCGTACCGAGCCGGGCCATGGATGACGGCGCGTCGATCTCGGGCGCCGGCGAAGCCCATGTCTCCGCCCCGGTCGCGGAGGTCTGGGCGCTCCTGAGCGATCCCGCACGGATGCCGGAGTGGGATCCCGGTTTCGGCCGGGTCGATGATCTGCCCGACGAGATCGAGCCGGGGGCGAGCTGGACCGCCTACGCGCTCGAGACCGCGCCGAACGGCAAGCCGCAGCGGGTGAATCCCGAGCGTCGCCGTGCCCGCATCGAGCTCGTCGAGAGCGAGCCGACGAGCGCGATCGAGTGGGTGACGACCTGGCCCGATTCGCCGAAGTCGAACCGGCGCCGCATGCGGATCGTGCTGGAACCCGCTGCCGGCGGCACCCGGCTGCTGATCCAGCAGGGGTGGGAGCGCACCGCGAAGCGACGGGCTCTTCCCCTGCTGCGTCGAGTGATGCGGCCGCTGTACAACGCCGCGATCTGGCTGCAGATCTCACAGATCGGCGCGTCGATCGGTCGCGCGTTCCGGTGA
- a CDS encoding helix-turn-helix domain-containing protein encodes MESTRIAGVAADTRDPRAGLRAIASLRSLTERLELAQVEAGLRAGMSWQEIADALGVSRQAVHKKYAKRIDPTIDIPRRTR; translated from the coding sequence ATGGAATCCACTCGAATCGCCGGCGTCGCCGCAGACACGCGTGATCCGCGCGCGGGGCTGCGTGCCATCGCGTCGCTGCGTTCCCTCACGGAACGCCTCGAGCTCGCGCAGGTCGAGGCCGGCCTGCGCGCGGGCATGAGCTGGCAGGAGATCGCCGATGCGCTCGGCGTCTCGCGTCAGGCCGTGCACAAGAAGTACGCCAAACGGATCGACCCGACCATCGACATCCCGAGGAGAACCCGATGA
- a CDS encoding GntR family transcriptional regulator → MTITRPLSSADESTPSREIYLQLRGLIVSGMLAANERLPTVRQTAADLGVAPGTVAKAYKLLEQEGLVITRTAAGTRVAESAAVLPHAVLKRIRELTDEALRTGAGLDDVISVLRAQWSAQTEQPPAD, encoded by the coding sequence ATGACCATCACCCGGCCGCTTTCCAGCGCCGACGAGAGCACGCCGTCGCGCGAGATCTATCTCCAGCTGCGTGGGCTCATCGTGTCGGGCATGCTTGCCGCGAATGAGCGCCTGCCCACCGTCCGTCAGACCGCCGCCGACCTCGGCGTCGCGCCCGGCACCGTCGCGAAGGCCTACAAGCTGCTCGAGCAGGAGGGGCTCGTGATCACCCGCACCGCCGCCGGAACCCGCGTCGCCGAATCGGCGGCGGTGCTCCCCCACGCCGTGCTCAAGCGCATCCGCGAGCTGACCGACGAGGCGCTGCGCACCGGAGCGGGGCTCGACGATGTCATCAGCGTGCTGCGTGCGCAGTGGAGCGCTCAGACCGAGCAGCCGCCGGCCGATTGA
- a CDS encoding helix-turn-helix domain-containing protein yields the protein MRILLDDVLQERGVTLTELARRTGITIANLSALKNNRGKAIRFTTLTAICDALQVEPGRLFELADREQTPR from the coding sequence GTGCGCATTCTGCTGGATGACGTGCTGCAGGAGCGTGGCGTCACACTGACCGAGCTGGCTCGAAGGACTGGCATCACGATCGCGAACCTGTCGGCCCTGAAAAACAATCGCGGTAAAGCGATCCGATTCACGACGCTCACCGCGATCTGCGATGCACTCCAGGTCGAACCCGGGCGTCTTTTCGAACTCGCTGATCGTGAACAGACCCCGCGATGA
- a CDS encoding ABC-F family ATP-binding cassette domain-containing protein, translating into MTATLVAQGLAGGYGHRTLFDGVDLTVSPGDVVGVVGANGAGKSTLLRILAGRDTPQSGTVSLAPADAFVGWLPQEHERVEGETVAAYIARRTGCAEATAEMDAAASDLGDPSIPGADDRYATALERWLASGAADLDERLPIVLADLGLELDADGIHMTSLSGGQAARVGLAALLLSRFDIVLLDEPTNDLDLDGLERLEAFVRGLRGGAVLVSHDREFLARSVTRVLELDLAQNSHRIYGGGYDAYLEERATVRRHAREKYDEFAGRKADLVARARVQREWSSQGVRNAMKKNPDNDKIRRKAATESSEKQAQKVRQMESRIARLKEVDEPRKEWQLEFTIGAAPRSSSVVSTLNGAVVRQGPFTLGPVSLQVNAGDRIGITGPNGAGKSTLLRTILGRQAPDEGSAGLGSSVSIGEIDQARSLLVGSRPLADAFEALLPEMASGEVRTLLAKFGLKADHVLRPVDELSPGERTRAGLALLQARGVNVLVLDEPTNHLDLPAIEQLEQAIESYDGTLLLVTHDRRMLDAVSTNRRWQVEGGRVTEA; encoded by the coding sequence GTGACCGCAACTCTCGTCGCTCAGGGCCTCGCCGGCGGATACGGCCACCGCACACTCTTCGACGGCGTCGATCTCACCGTCAGCCCGGGTGACGTCGTCGGGGTCGTCGGGGCCAACGGCGCCGGCAAGTCGACGCTCCTCCGCATCCTCGCCGGACGCGACACGCCCCAGTCGGGCACCGTCAGCCTCGCTCCCGCCGACGCGTTCGTCGGCTGGCTGCCGCAGGAGCACGAGCGCGTCGAGGGCGAGACCGTCGCCGCGTACATCGCCCGGCGTACCGGATGCGCGGAGGCGACGGCGGAGATGGATGCCGCGGCATCCGACCTCGGCGATCCCTCGATCCCCGGCGCCGACGACCGGTACGCCACCGCTCTGGAGCGCTGGCTCGCGAGCGGTGCGGCCGACCTCGACGAGCGCCTGCCGATCGTGCTCGCCGACCTCGGGCTCGAGCTCGACGCCGACGGCATCCATATGACATCTCTCTCGGGCGGTCAGGCGGCACGCGTCGGACTCGCGGCCCTGCTGCTCTCGCGCTTCGACATCGTGCTGCTCGACGAACCGACGAACGACCTCGACCTCGACGGGCTCGAGCGCCTCGAAGCGTTCGTGCGCGGCCTGCGCGGGGGAGCCGTGCTGGTCAGCCACGACCGCGAGTTCCTCGCACGAAGCGTCACGCGCGTGCTCGAACTCGACCTCGCGCAGAACTCCCACCGCATCTACGGCGGCGGCTACGACGCCTACCTCGAAGAGCGGGCGACCGTGCGGCGTCACGCGCGCGAGAAGTACGACGAGTTCGCGGGCAGGAAGGCCGACCTCGTCGCGCGTGCCCGCGTGCAGCGCGAGTGGTCGAGTCAGGGCGTCCGCAACGCGATGAAGAAGAACCCCGACAACGACAAGATCCGGCGCAAGGCCGCGACCGAGTCGAGCGAGAAGCAGGCGCAGAAGGTGCGCCAGATGGAGAGTCGCATCGCGCGGCTCAAAGAGGTCGACGAGCCCCGTAAGGAGTGGCAGCTCGAGTTCACGATCGGCGCCGCGCCGCGGTCGAGCTCCGTCGTCTCGACGCTCAACGGCGCCGTCGTCCGGCAGGGCCCGTTCACGCTCGGGCCGGTGTCGTTGCAGGTGAACGCGGGCGACCGAATCGGCATCACCGGGCCGAACGGTGCCGGCAAGTCGACGCTGCTGCGCACGATCCTCGGTCGCCAGGCTCCCGACGAGGGATCGGCCGGCCTCGGGTCGAGCGTGAGCATCGGCGAGATCGACCAGGCCCGCTCGTTGCTCGTGGGCTCGCGACCGCTGGCCGACGCCTTCGAAGCGCTCTTGCCCGAGATGGCATCCGGCGAGGTCCGCACGCTGCTCGCGAAGTTCGGTCTCAAGGCCGACCACGTGCTGCGCCCGGTCGACGAGCTGTCGCCGGGGGAGCGCACGCGCGCCGGTCTGGCGCTGCTGCAGGCGCGCGGCGTGAACGTCCTGGTGCTCGACGAGCCGACCAACCACCTCGACCTGCCCGCGATCGAACAGCTCGAACAGGCGATCGAGTCGTACGACGGCACGCTCCTGCTCGTCACCCACGACCGGCGGATGCTGGATGCCGTGAGCACCAACCGTCGCTGGCAGGTCGAGGGCGGCCGCGTCACCGAGGCCTGA
- a CDS encoding RNA-binding S4 domain-containing protein, with amino-acid sequence MAETLRIIDVSIGSDGIRLGQFMKFAGLLDSGGDVKEVIIDGFVTVNGEVDRRRGRQLQRDDVVVFDGRGARVRP; translated from the coding sequence ATGGCTGAAACTCTCCGGATCATCGACGTCTCGATCGGGAGCGACGGCATCCGCCTCGGCCAGTTCATGAAGTTCGCTGGCCTGCTCGACTCGGGCGGCGATGTGAAGGAGGTCATCATCGATGGCTTCGTCACGGTCAACGGAGAGGTCGACCGACGCCGCGGACGTCAGCTGCAGCGCGACGACGTCGTCGTCTTCGACGGCCGCGGGGCTCGCGTCCGCCCGTAG
- a CDS encoding GAF and ANTAR domain-containing protein, giving the protein MGTSLPGDDRHAFAEALTRLVTADTADNLCDPFVTATGVTGAAISTLGKPLGSQTVCASSSIAARIDEIQIDLGEGPCWDAVRTRRPILENDLQRSSSGWPATMTSLRALHIGSLYAFPLFVGQLNVGAVDLYNEEPGRLPSQTVQDVKVLAEVASRHLLRRALENLDRVEDGILDGPHSRREVHQATGMVAAQLSIGVDDALLVLRGRAFSSGRTLSEVSSDVVERRLTFDA; this is encoded by the coding sequence ATGGGCACGTCCCTCCCGGGCGACGACCGACATGCGTTCGCTGAGGCCCTCACGCGCTTGGTCACCGCCGACACGGCCGACAACCTGTGCGATCCGTTCGTCACAGCGACGGGAGTGACCGGCGCTGCGATCTCTACCCTGGGAAAACCGCTCGGAAGCCAGACAGTGTGCGCGAGCAGCAGCATCGCTGCTCGCATCGACGAGATTCAAATCGACCTGGGAGAAGGGCCGTGCTGGGACGCGGTGCGGACACGCCGACCGATCCTCGAGAACGATCTGCAACGCAGCTCCAGCGGTTGGCCGGCGACGATGACTTCCTTACGAGCGCTTCACATCGGCTCGTTATACGCGTTTCCACTGTTCGTCGGTCAGCTGAATGTCGGGGCCGTCGACCTGTACAACGAGGAACCGGGCCGACTGCCGTCGCAAACCGTCCAAGACGTGAAGGTACTCGCCGAGGTCGCGTCACGACACCTGTTGAGGCGGGCACTCGAGAACCTCGACCGTGTCGAGGACGGCATCCTCGACGGCCCCCATTCCCGACGTGAAGTGCATCAAGCAACCGGTATGGTCGCTGCGCAGCTATCGATCGGGGTTGATGACGCGCTCCTCGTTCTTCGGGGTCGTGCGTTTTCCAGCGGCCGCACCTTGAGCGAGGTATCGTCCGACGTCGTCGAGCGACGGCTCACCTTCGACGCCTGA
- a CDS encoding GAF and ANTAR domain-containing protein, which yields MSTREDQLLQTVGTLADSLVDDFDIVDLLQLLVDECTRIFDAAAAGILLLSPAGDLEVIVSTSERSELVGLMQVEAGEGPCVEAVATGQVVSVEDLREVGGRWPKFADDARRSGFASLHAIPMRLRNSILGSLNLFRDRPGVLNEPDAAAARTLTDIATISILQQRIVEESLTTQSKLQHALDSRVVIEQAKGYIAQSHGLDMDGAFRLIRAHARSTQTRLSVVAEAIISGSLRL from the coding sequence ATGAGCACTCGCGAAGATCAGCTCTTGCAGACGGTGGGAACGCTGGCTGACTCCCTCGTCGACGATTTCGATATCGTCGACCTCCTCCAATTGCTGGTAGACGAATGCACGAGGATCTTCGACGCCGCCGCCGCCGGGATTCTCCTGCTCAGCCCTGCCGGCGACCTCGAGGTCATCGTCTCCACGAGCGAGCGCAGCGAACTCGTCGGGCTCATGCAGGTCGAGGCCGGTGAGGGGCCCTGCGTCGAAGCGGTGGCCACAGGGCAAGTTGTCTCGGTAGAGGATCTCCGTGAGGTCGGCGGCCGTTGGCCGAAGTTCGCCGACGATGCTCGCAGATCGGGGTTCGCCTCTCTGCACGCCATCCCGATGCGATTGCGCAACTCGATCCTCGGCTCGTTGAATCTGTTCCGGGACCGCCCCGGCGTCCTGAACGAGCCTGACGCCGCTGCCGCGCGAACCCTCACCGATATCGCGACCATCAGCATCCTGCAACAGCGCATCGTCGAAGAGTCGCTCACCACGCAGAGCAAGCTGCAACATGCGCTGGATAGCCGCGTCGTCATCGAGCAGGCCAAGGGATACATCGCGCAGAGTCATGGCCTCGACATGGACGGCGCTTTCCGCCTCATCCGCGCCCACGCCAGATCGACGCAAACTCGCCTCAGCGTCGTCGCTGAAGCGATTATCAGCGGCAGCCTCCGCTTGTAG
- a CDS encoding RNA-binding S4 domain-containing protein codes for MAETLRIIDVSIGSDGIRLGQFMKFAGLLDSGGDVKEAIIDGFVTVNGEVDRRRGRQLQHDDVVVFDGRGARVRP; via the coding sequence ATGGCTGAAACTCTCCGGATCATCGACGTCTCGATCGGGAGCGACGGCATCCGCCTCGGTCAGTTCATGAAGTTCGCTGGCCTGCTCGACTCGGGCGGTGACGTGAAGGAGGCCATCATCGATGGCTTCGTCACGGTCAACGGCGAGGTCGACCGACGCCGCGGACGTCAGCTGCAGCACGACGACGTTGTCGTCTTCGATGGACGCGGGGCTCGGGTTCGTCCGTAG